The following coding sequences lie in one Arachis hypogaea cultivar Tifrunner chromosome 9, arahy.Tifrunner.gnm2.J5K5, whole genome shotgun sequence genomic window:
- the LOC112712095 gene encoding 3-ketoacyl-CoA synthase 6, translating to METPFAFITSPPTPTRSPSITIHNSHCLPSSQIINMPPMLPDFSNSVKLKYVKLGYQYLVNHIITLTLVPIMLGVSIEILRLGPQEILNLWNSLHFNLVQILCSAFLIIFVATVYFMSKPRTIYLVDYACFKPPVTCRVPFATFMEHSRLILKNNPKSVEFQMRILERSGLGEETCLPPAIHYIPPKPTMEAARGEAELVIFSAMDSLFKKTGLKPKDIDILIVNCSLFSPTPSLSAMVINKYKLRSNIKSFNLSGMGCSAGLISIDLARDLLQVHPNSNAVVVSTEIITPNYYQGNERAMLLPNCLFRMGGAAILLSNRRSERRRAKYRLVHVVRTHKGADDKAYRCVFEEEDKEGKVGISLSKDLMAIAGEALKSNITTMGPLVLPASEQLLFLLTLIGRKIFNPKWKPYIPDFKQAFEHFCIHAGGRAVIDELQKNLQLSTEHVEASRMTLHRFGNTSSSSLWYELNYIESKGRMKKGDRVWQIAFGSGFKCNSAVWKCNKTIKTPIDGPWTDCIDRYPVHIPEIVKL from the coding sequence ATGGAGACCCCCTTTGCCTTTATAACCTCACCTCCCACTCCTACACGCTCTCCATCAATCACAATTCACAACTCACATTGTCTTCCATCTTCTCAAATAATCAACATGCCTCCCATGTTGCCGGATTTCTCCAACTCCGTGAAGCTCAAGTATGTCAAGCTTGGATACCAATACCTTGTTAACCACATTATCACACTCACCCTCGTTCCAATCATGCTGGGAGTCTCCATTGAGATTCTACGCTTAGGCCCCCAAGAGATCCTTAATCTCTGGAATTCCCTGCACTTCAACCTCGTTCAGATCCTCTGCTCCGCTTTCCTCATCATCTTCGTTGCCACCGTCTACTTCATGTCAAAGCCACGTACAATTTACCTCGTTGACtatgcttgcttcaagccaccgGTAACATGCCGGGTCCCCTTCGCCACCTTCATGGAGCACTCAAGGCTCATCCTCAAGAACAACCCCAAGAGTGTGGAGTTCCAGATGAGGATCCTTGAGCGCTCCGGCCTCGGCGAAGAGACCTGTCTTCCTCCTGCCATTCACTACATCCCTCCCAAGCCTACCATGGAGGCCGCTCGCGGCGAGGCCGAGCTTGTCATCTTCTCAGCCATGGACTCTTTGTTTAAGAAAACCGGCCTCAAGCCTAAGGATATCGACATTCTCATAGTGAATTGCAGTCTCTTCTCTCCAACTCCTTCCTTGTCCGCCATGGTTATCAACAAGTACAAGCTCAGGAGCAACATCAAGAGCTTCAACCTCTCGGGGATGGGTTGCAGTGCGGGTCTCATCTCCATAGACCTAGCACGCGATCTTCTTCAGGTTCATCCCAATTCCAACGCCGTCGTTGTCAGCACTGAGATTATCACGCCTAACTACTACCAAGGCAACGAGAGAGCCATGCTTCTTCCGAACTGCTTGTTCAGGATGGGCGGCGCCGCCATCCTCTTGTCGAACCGGAGATCGGAACGGAGAAGAGCCAAGTACAGATTGGTCCACGTGGTTAGAACTCACAAGGGTGCCGATGACAAAGCCTACCGTTGTGTGTTCGAGGAAGAAGACAAAGAAGGAAAGGTTGGGATTTCGCTGTCCAAAGACCTCATGGCCATTGCAGGGGAAGCTTTGAAGTCGAACATCACAACCATGGGTCCGCTTGTTCTTCCGGCATCGGAGCAGCTTCTCTTCCTTCTGACACTGATTGGGAGGAAAATCTTCAACCCTAAGTGGAAGCCATACATCCCTGACTTCAAGCAAGCTTTCGAGCACTTCTGCATCCACGCGGGTGGACGCGCTGTGATCGACGAGTTGCAGAAGAATCTTCAACTGTCGACGGAGCACGTGGAAGCTTCCAGAATGACCCTTCACAGGTTCGGCAACACTTCGTCTTCTTCTCTGTGGTATGAACTGAACTACATTGAATCGAAAGGGAGGATGAAGAAAGGGGATAGGGTGTGGCAGATTGCTTTCGGGAGTGGGTTCAAATGCAACAGCGCCGTGTGGAAGTGTAACAAGACCATTAAGACCCCCATTGATGGACCTTGGACTGATTGCATTGATCGTTACCCTGTTCACATTCCTGAGATCGTTAAGCTCTAG